The genomic window TTCGGTGACCGACTCGGGAGAGGTGCCCATTTCCAGAGACCGTGGCGAGGTGACCCCTGCTGGAACCCCCCTGAAGCCGCTGGTGGTCAAACAGCCCTCTGGGAGCAGTTTCACTTTAAATGGCCATGAAGTGCGCTGGGACAAATGGAAACTCAGTTATGCCCTGCATGCCCGAGAAGGTCTGGTGATCCATCAGGCTGGGTGGATGGAAGGGAAAACCTTTAGGCCCATCCTGTACCGGGGCTCTCTGGCTGAAATGGTGGTGCCTTACGGGGACGCAGACCCCAACCACAACTGGAGGCAGCCTTTTGACGCTGCCGAGTATGGTCTCGGGAGCACCGCTTCACCTTTGACACTGGGCGCAGATGTGCCCGAGCATGCCCTTTTGCGCAACGAAACCCTGTTTTCCCAGACAGGTGCCCCACAACAGATGCCCAGAGCCGTTGCCATCTACGAACGGGATGGGGGAGTGCTGTACCGCCACATGGACCCTGCCACAAAGAAAGTGATTTCCAGAAGGGCCAGAGAGTTGTGTCTCTCTGCGGTTTCCACGGTGGGCAATTACGATTACCTGCTGACGTGGGTGTTCCGACAGGATGGCACCATCAAAGTGGAAATCCACCTGACCGGCATCATGGCCGCCAAAGGCAGTGCACAGCCTGAGATGTCTGGCATGAAGGTCGCAGAGGGGGTGGTGGCCCTGCACCACCAGCATTTCTTCAATTTCCGTCTGGATCTGGATGTGGACGGGATCAAAAACACCCCTCTGGAAATGAACACCATGGCTCTGGATTTCTCTCCTGAAACCAATTCCACAGGAAATGCCATGCATGCCATGCTTGACTCCATTTCCAGCGAGTTGAATGGCATTCGGGAGACCAGTTCGGACACGGCCCGCAACTGGGTGGTCCAGAGCAACCGCAAGAATGCTCTGGGAGACCTGACCGGTTATGCCCTGATGCCCGGCAAAAGCTCCCCTTTGATCGCTGCACCAGAGGCCCCTCTGCGCACACGGGCTGCTTTTCTGGAGCACAGCCTGTGGATCACCCGATTCAATCCTCAAGAGCGTTATCCAGCAGGGGAGTACCCCACCAACAACCCTGATCCCGGTGGTTTAAAAGATTACGTCCAGAACGATGAACCCTTGCAGAATCAGGATGTGGTGCTCTGGTACACCCTCGGGGTGACGCACATTCCAAGGCCAGAGGAGTGGCCGATCATGAACAGCCATGTGGCAGGTTTCAGCTTGGAACCTCTGGGCTTTTTCTCGCAAAATCCGATGGTCAAGTGATGACGCTGGGATCCAGCGTGTAGAATTTGAGGAACACAAGGACCTGCAATGTCAAAACGCCGCATCACCATCAAAGATGTTTCCGCTCTGGCCGGGGTTTCGGTCTCCACCGTTTCACGGGTGCTCAATGCCAGTGGCCCCATCT from Deinococcus misasensis DSM 22328 includes these protein-coding regions:
- a CDS encoding primary-amine oxidase translates to MSRFRAVWIAIFFHSSALAAGPFEPLSGSEISTAVNVLKLYGKAYSSTRFSLITLQEPEKTEVYQNKTSFRKARVVLYERSKNLTAEATIDLQKKTILSFTELPGTQPGFMTDDFVIAQQLVGRDPRWLEAMRKRGISPAQAMLETAGGRVYEDDGDARVLVVTSYLRAGAWNGYARPIEGVVARVDVARRVVLSVTDSGEVPISRDRGEVTPAGTPLKPLVVKQPSGSSFTLNGHEVRWDKWKLSYALHAREGLVIHQAGWMEGKTFRPILYRGSLAEMVVPYGDADPNHNWRQPFDAAEYGLGSTASPLTLGADVPEHALLRNETLFSQTGAPQQMPRAVAIYERDGGVLYRHMDPATKKVISRRARELCLSAVSTVGNYDYLLTWVFRQDGTIKVEIHLTGIMAAKGSAQPEMSGMKVAEGVVALHHQHFFNFRLDLDVDGIKNTPLEMNTMALDFSPETNSTGNAMHAMLDSISSELNGIRETSSDTARNWVVQSNRKNALGDLTGYALMPGKSSPLIAAPEAPLRTRAAFLEHSLWITRFNPQERYPAGEYPTNNPDPGGLKDYVQNDEPLQNQDVVLWYTLGVTHIPRPEEWPIMNSHVAGFSLEPLGFFSQNPMVK